The genomic stretch cccttctctctcttttccaggTTATGGCCATATGGCCCCACTCTCCTCAGGTGGAAAGGCCTTCTGTGTGGTCTATGCAGCCCTGGGGCTGCCAGCCTCTCTAGCACTTGTGGCTGCCCTGCGCCACTGCTTGCTGCCTGTGTTCAGTCGCCCAGGTAACTGGGTAGCCATTCGTTGGCAGCTGGCACCAGCTCAGGCTGCTCTGCTACAGGCAGCAGGACTGGGCCTCCTGGTGGCCTGTGTCTTCATGCTGCTGCCAGCACTGGTGCTGTGGGGTGTACAGGGTGACTGCAGCCTGCTAGAAGCCATCTACTTCTGTTTCGGCTCACTCAGCACGATCGGCCTAGGAGACTTGCTGCCTGCCCATGGACGTGGCCTACACCCAGCCATTTACCACCTTGGGCAGTTTGCACTTCTTGGTGAGTCCAGAAGAGAGGAGGGTAGAGAGGGTCTGGACTACAACTCCCATAGACCACTAGGGACtacaattcacagagatcctaccCTAGGGCACAAAATGGGTGTTGTAAAGAATACTGGGAGCCATGTTGAGAGTTTCAAGTAGCGCCAGGGTGGATGGTGACActgggaagtgggtggggagTATTCTGAGCACCCTAAGAGCTGCCCCTACTGCCTCTTCTCCCTAGGTTACTTGCTCCTGGGGCTCCTGGCCATGTTGTTAGCAGTAGAGACCTTCTCAGAGCTGCCTCAGGTCCGTGCCATGGTGAAATTCTTTGGGCCCAGTGGCTCTAGAACCGATGAAGATCAAGATGGCATCTTAGGCCAAGATGAGCTGGCTCTGAGCACTGTGCCGCCTGACGCCCCAGTCTTGGGACAAACCACCCCAGCCTCAGTATCAGAACAGACCCCAGCTTGATGACCCAAGTCAGGCGACAGGAATTCAGCTCGATCGTGTTGGGGGACCTTGAGCGGGAGGCCCCAAGGTGTGCTTGAAGAACATAGCAGGAAGGGGTTATGGGAATGAAGATGTCATGGgataatgttaattttaaaaattaaatgggcTGCTTAGCATGCACCAAGCAACTCTGGGCTAAATCTTCTAGCACTAGGAAAAATATTCaactgtgtgagtatgtgtatgtcaaacaaacaaaacaaaacaaaacaaaatctagtgGGGGTGGTGAACTCAGGCATGGAGGCATGGAGcgtgtttggaggtcagaggacaactttgtgcaCCTGGCGCGTTCCTTTCACCTTTGGGAggtcccagggatcgaactcagatcctcaagcttGCTCAACAATGCTTTTTATCTACTGAgcaatctttttgttttaagatttatttatttattttatgtatgtaagtacactgtagctgtcttcagacacaccagaagagggcatcggatgccattacagatggttgtgagccaccatgtggttgctgagaattaaactcaggacctctggaagagcagtcagtgctcttacccactgagccctctcgcCAGCCCCCTACTTAATGACCCATTTCAatagtttttttctttagaacaacatcactgagtttgaggccagcctggtctacagagtgagttgcaggatagATAAGGccgtacagagaaaccctgtctcaaaaacaaaagcaaacaaacataagaaCAATGTAAATgagaccagccttgaactcacagaggtctgcctccCTCGCACCACCAACATAGCTGAGAACTATGGAACTCTTTCAAAAATGGGCTTTCCCTCCGGCCTCCATCCTTGGAAGGTCACATCTGTAACCGCTAAACTCAACTGGCTCCGGGTTAGAATCCTATACACAGCATCAGTGTTATTAGCTAAGTCCCACCCTCTTCCTTCCATTGAAGCCCTGTTGAGAAAGGGCAGGCACTGGTTTGTTCTACTCCAACTTTATTGCTCCCTCCCGAAGAGAAGGAGGATGTGGGTGTCAGTCCCCACACCATCCCTTGCCTGGGATCCTGGCCACCGccaaaacattcacatacactcgGATAAATAAATACCAGCAGGCTCACTGCTCCAGTCCGAGAGTCTGGTCAGCCTTGCTTCTGCTCGCTGAAGGAGCGTGGGgacctggcctctgctgtgcaGGCTGGGGGAGTGGTGAAGATGCTCCACGACCAGAGAAAGGGACAAACCAGACAGGAGACTCAGCTCAGGGTACAGCGTTCCCGCCTGCTCAGCTGCCGGCTCACCTTGCGACGGCGCTGCTCCAGGCCTCGTTCTAGGCGCTCATCTTCCTCCAGAGCACTGAAGATAGGGGTTAGTCTCAAGTTAGTCTCAGAGTTGGCCCTGCTTGCAAGCCCTGAGATTCCAGGCACAGCACTCCAGGAGTGCGCCCTGGGGCTTCTTCAAAACCAAGAACCATCCAAGTCCCCCACTCACATCCGTTCCTTCTGGTCCAGGTCCCGGACCAGTTCATCCCTTTGGTTCACCAGAGACACCAGCTCCTCCAACAGGAGTTGCTCGCGATGCTGCTGCGCAACTGTTTTCTGCCACTCTAAGAAACCAGGAGCCTGAGTCAGGAGGGTTCCTCCCCTGACCCTGTTTTACCTCCAGCCTTTGCTGTCCCAGACCCACTTCCTACCTTCAATGGCCAGCATGGCCCGCAACTCTCGGCTCAGCAATTCAAACCTCCGCTCCAAGTCCTGCTCCTCGATGCTGTCGGAGAAGTATGTTAAGTTAGAAGTGGGATGTAAGCGCCCAGGGCTGTGAGCACTTCCTCTCTATCCATTTCCACAGAGGGCTAGGAGACCCTCAGTGTTCTGTGCCGATGCCCATTCAGAGTTCCCTGTTGTTCCAGCTACTCTTCAATTACAGTTTGGATACGTATGTTTCTACCAATCCACACCCCTCTTAGGATTATTTAGAAGAAAGAAGTATGCTCACATTGTTCTGAGGAAATGATTCAAACTGCAAACAGGAAGCAAAGTTGCCTCTGGCATGCAGGACAGTTAAGAgcaaggatggggagaggggCTTGCCACCCCACTCCTGAACCGGCTCGGATTACTCTCAGCTCATTTTCCTAACTGTAAAGCTAGAGTCAAAGTGGACGGCCTGATTTCTCACTAAAGAGTACCAACATAAGAGGTATATGctttgccaggcagtgatggtgcgtgacttactcccagcactcaggaggcaaaggcagacagatctctgtaagttcaaggccagcatggtctacacagagagctccaggacagccaggggcacatacacagagaagtcctgtcttgtacaaacaaacaaatcctctttggtgctggagaaatgacttggtggttaagagcattggctgctcttccagaggactgggattcaattctcagcaccca from Mus caroli chromosome 19, CAROLI_EIJ_v1.1, whole genome shotgun sequence encodes the following:
- the Kcnk7 gene encoding potassium channel subfamily K member 7, which codes for MGSLKPWARYLLLLMAHLLAMGLGAVVLQALEGPPARHLQAQVQAELASFQAEHRACLPPEALEELLGAVLRAQAHGVSSLGNGSETSNWDLPSALLFTASILTTTGYGHMAPLSSGGKAFCVVYAALGLPASLALVAALRHCLLPVFSRPGNWVAIRWQLAPAQAALLQAAGLGLLVACVFMLLPALVLWGVQGDCSLLEAIYFCFGSLSTIGLGDLLPAHGRGLHPAIYHLGQFALLGYLLLGLLAMLLAVETFSELPQVRAMVKFFGPSGSRTDEDQDGILGQDELALSTVPPDAPVLGQTTPASVSEQTPA